In Festucalex cinctus isolate MCC-2025b chromosome 17, RoL_Fcin_1.0, whole genome shotgun sequence, the genomic stretch CCAGGAATGATACATATTTTTCATAAGACAAAAATGTTATGAAGTGATAATGTGTATACATTTCAGTATCAAAATAGAAAAAGGAATAGAAAtcctttcatacattaaaaagtaaatataaacacttattacagtaaaagaaaaaaaggcggaGTTATTGGTTTATGTGATGGTTTGTGTGAATTGTGGTTTTTCACAAAACGTGACTTGTGATTGAacagcaaccagtccaggttgtagtCTGCCTTTCACCCAAAGTCAACAAGGATTAGCTCCAGTTCCTataagtggtatagaaaatgttttgatGGATAGGTTTATCTGATTTAGTACAGATAGGCCGCACTTCCTCCTCTGCATCGGTCATCAGACTTGTGCTTCTTTTTGGCATTTTCCTGCAAGTTCTTGCACAGGATTTCATCACTGGCCGCCTGCAGGCTGTCAAAGGTGCCCAGACTCTCGGGCCCGTGACTCTCGGGACACGGACTTTCCGCCCCCTGACTCACTGCCTCCTGCAGGTTCCCATTGTGAGACCGCCAATGTCGCTTTCTCAACACATTCCCACAACTCTCCACACAGCTGAAGCGGGCCTCGGTGGTGCAGGCGTACATGCCGACTGGCACGGATAGCACCATGACGCACACGACAACAACGATATGGATCAGACGCTCCCTCTGCTCCATCTCGCtgacgtcacttcctgtcacaAAGACGACACACTGGCCTTCCCGCGGCGGGTGGTTCCTCAGCGTCACGCACACCTCATATTTGGTAATAGGAAGCAAATCATTGACTGAATAGCTGTTGATTCCTGGTCCGATGTAGATGGTCTCCCTTTTGGGTGAGTCATACTTGCCAAAGTGGATGGTGAACCATGTTTCTGCCGGGTTGTCGGTGGCTGCGCGCCACTCCAGGGTGATGCCATAAACTGTCTGCTTGGTGATGCGGATGTCAATGTAGGTGTTCTCGTCTGGGGAAAGGATGGGTGAAGGTGGCGGGAGAGGAGCAGAGTTACTCAAAGCACTGACGTTCACTGTGATCCCAACAGAGGAGTTGCCGATGAAATTGTTGGCCAAGCAGGTGTACAGTCCTCCATTCACTAGGTGCAAGGAAGGGATCACCAGAGTGGAGTTGACGGTTTCCTCGTCGATGGGAGTCACAATTGCTGTATGGAGAAAACGGAACTAGATCATGTGTCTTTACCTCTTGGTTTAAGACGAAAGTTGTGTCTCTAAAATCATTCATACTCAACTGCGGCAATATGGTACTTATAAGGCGGAGTTCCTGGCTGTTAACTAGTGGAAAGAGAATTGTCACTTCCATAACAATGGGCACAGAATGGGAATAAGTCCAAAATTACTCTTACACTGACAACTGCACTCTTCCTGTTATTGAAGTAATTTGACAGTACGGTCCAGTGGTAACTCAATTCCCGTTTTAGGACATGTCTTTCAGCTAGTTTTCTGGACCAAGGTTGTCATCTTCTTTTTCCGCTTTGGACTAAGCTCAATTGAGGGTTACAAAAGCTAATCATCCTTCTACATCTCTTCCAGTCGGTAATTCTGTTCAAACTTGAGCTATCTGCAAGTCTTGCCTAACCACGTTGATGAATGTCCACTCTAGCGTCTTCATTTCCAGCAAACTTCTTCCTACCAACCACCAATTTACTCCTCCCCTCCCCCCAACGTTTTTGACCCAGGTACTGTCCCTAAAATCTAGCTCTTGTCCCTGGCCTTGGCTGCCAACTATTTCCTACAGAGGGTTTAAATGTAACAACAATCTTCAAACACTGAGTCAAAGATAACCCTGACTGTGTCAAATTGCTATTATACTAATCTGCTATACTTGTGTATTGTTTTGTAGGTGACATAAAGTAGCACCTTCCTGTCTACCCACCACCAACTGGAAATTAAGCCAGATGAATGCGAGAGTGAACAATACTGCTAGCTAGAAATGTGGTTAGAGTGCTCCGACAGCAGCTTTACAACTGTTTAATGGAcaatggtatttaaaaaaaaataaaaaatcttaccCGTAAATCCTTTTATAATCTTCTGACTGTACATCCACTCAATGGTTGGGCCCGGCCTGGCCTTGACTAAGCATGAGAGTGTTGCATTTGTTCCGTGAGCCACACTAATGTTAGTCTCTGGGGCAGAGGCCACAGGTTTTGTGCATGTTTTCAACTGGATCTTGTGGAAAAAATTGTCCGTTTTAGAGGCGGGGCCCGAACACTTCAAATAAGAGTTCATTAGAATGATGGGAGGGCCAACCACTCGGATGAACTCCACAAAGCCTTTGAGGCGGCAGTCGCACAGCCAGGGGTTGTCGTGCAGCGCTAAGACCACATTGGAGACCAGTCCCTCCTTTGCCCATACTCTCACTGCTTTCTGGTAAAGGGGCCAGTTTATGAACACATCTTTTGATATAACACTAAGCTGGTTGAAGGATAAATCTAAGTAGGTCAGCACAGCTAAGTGTTTCAGGGAATGTTCCGGTAGGACATCCAGACGATTGTGTTTCAGGTCCAGAATTTTGAGCTTCGGCGTGTCCTGAAATGCAGTCCATGGAACTGAAGTCAGCTTGTTGCCCTGCAGCCGCAACTCGGCCAGGTTTGCCAGCCCCTGTAGGCTTTTGATGTTCATCAGGGTGATATCATTGAAATTTAGCCAAAGGAACTCCAAGGCACCGACTTTGGAGAAGGCTCCTCGAGGTAGCTCCGCCAGGTGGCAGTTTTCCACACGAATCTTTGTGAAATTATGTGGGATGTCCTCCGGAATTTGACTCATGGGGGCTTCCATACATAGCAAAGACCTAGATGTTATTACCGGAAAGGGAAATGAGGACTCTTCAAATATGACCTGGCTTTCACAAACTAGAGTTGACTCACCTTCCCAGGGTCTCATCTGTGCAGGAGCAACCCTTCAGACAAGTTGACGATCCAGGAGTGATGAGATGAGCCACAAAAGCAATGTATAACGCGACACAAAAACCATCCATGTTCCTAGAGGAGCATGGGAAACAACCCTGTTAAGGGCAGGACGCGACATGGACAGGCTATGTGACCTAAGCCTATTAGCTTAAGCTTCCTTGACGTAACACTTAAGGCAGCAGGAGACATGAGATACACTCAGGTGTATTTCTGTTTTGGGGACTGCTCCTTCACCACACTGATTGACTTGTTCCGTTGTCTCTGGATTTTACAGATATGTGACTTGGTCAGCCACCCAGTGTAACGAGGCTATGGGCCACAGCAGGAGGCCCATCTGCCTAAGTGGGCCGGTTAGTGACGCCAAGAGAGAGGGTGACAGATGTCTGGATAGGACTGTAATCTGACCTCAATAAGCTGTGATACCACTCGACTCGGCAGGTTCTTCTATCAGCAATCAGTTGCAGTACCCTTTGTATTCTATTAGCTGCTATATATCCTTGTACCTTTCGGGGGTATGCTGGATTGGCTCTGGGGCTCAAAGGCTTTTTTACCCTTGAATAAATTCTGTAATTAGCCCGATAAGGTACATTAGTGCAGATTGTACCTTAGGTACCAGAAATCCATTCTCTCTGTAGTGTGCATACAAATTGGTTTAGACATTGTAGGTGAGGAAAGTGTTCAAAACCTCCAACATTACTttgatggattttttattttttttgcttactgTACCAAACACATGCCTCAACACGCGACATCCACACATGATGTTTCgaccaaacacaaaaacaagcatgtattggaatatatataaaaaacatttatttacatgcaacacttTCATGTTCAGATGCTTCAGTTACAACATATTTACATATTAGAAATTGTGCAAGCGGTGTTGAGTTTTGTACGGAAAACCTGGCACATGACATATAAAACAGAAACAGACTAACCATCATTGATCTttctaaatataatatattcatTTAAAGGTTTGTACACAGTGCAGAGGTTACATTGGAAGAAATATGTTAAGGTTGAAAAGATGAAATGTCATCGTTTCATATGAGgtccaaaaacacatttatatacAATACATCAACAACATATGTAAATAACCATTTCACTGTATAAATTCCCTTTTTTGCTGTCATATATAATATTTAGATTTCTTCCACAAGGCTGTAAATTTATTTCATCCGGTGGCAAATGAGCTGTCACTGTCCTTTGGGGAACCCACAAAGAGGGTTCAGTCTTCACTACTCCAGTCTCAAAGTGCATCTCCCAGAAGGTGAGGCAAATGTCGGGTTCTAACAGAAGTACTCATTAGGTGGCCCCTCAGTCCTTATTATGGCCTCAGAATCAACGCTAGACCTCGCAGAGAGCAGCCTGTTGGACTCATCAGGGTTTAGGCGTGTAAGATACTCGCCTTCCATCCCTTTAGTTTTGGCCCCGGGGCCCAGAGTCTCAAATGTGACATAGGAGTCTTGTATTTCCTTGGACTGCCGGCCCAGAAGCTTTTGGCAACGCTTTTTAATGGCACCACAGCACACAATCAGAGTGAGGGGAACGGCAATGACGCAGGCTACCGTGATGACAACCACATTGATGAGTTTCTGGGTCCCGCTTGCGCTGGCCGCCTCATCCGTTGAGAAGATTACGCATTGCTCCTTTTTCGGGATCAGGCCTTTGACGCAAACACAAGCGATGTACTTTGTTTTTGGCACCAGGCCGTCAATAGTGATACGATTTTTGCCCGCTCCGACGTTGATCCGCCGCATGTCCCGCTCGCCAAACACAGCATACAGGACGCTGAACTCGGTGATGTTTGTGGCCGTCGGGGCTCGCCAGTTCAACGAGACGGTGTGGTCGGTATCGCCGATCACCTTCACCGAACGCACAACTCTTTTCTCACGGGCTTGCTGTAAGGATGAGGCGTTGGCCACCATGTTACCCAAAGCAACCTGCTCCGGCTTTCGAGGGTTTGACCCCCGGCCTCGCCCTCGTGAGCCGGAGGAGACGCTATAGCTCTCGACCTCATACTTCCCAGTGACACCTTTACCATTGAGGGGTTCGATGATGGGCTTGCCTGGGGAGGTGGTCGGGGGAGGGACATATCTAGCAATAAGCTTTTCCTGATATGCGGCCCTCCCAATACCGCCAGGCTTCTTCATTCTAGGTTTCTTCGCAACGGCACCTCCTACCTCTTCAGACCGAAAGGTGTCTGTGATCACCAAGGAGATGATGGCGTCTGCGGTACCCACAAAGTTGGTTGCTTTGCACACATATTTTCCTGAATCCTTGTAAGAGACTGCAGGCACGCTCAAAATGGACCAAATGATGCCCTCCTTTGAGATCTCTTGCTGAactgaaaataaagaaaaggttGGTAGGGTTAAGCAGATTGGTACAAAGAGAATAACTTTAATCCTGTTGACACTCATGCTGAAATAGATGGCGTTCTAATCTTAGCACCTCTGGATTTGGTTCAGGAGAACTCACTAGTGCCGTTGATTTTCTTGCCATCAGCACGGTTCCAAGACAACTCGGGGATTGGAACACCGACTGTGCCGCAACGAAGTAGCACATTGTTGCCCAGCGAGCTCCGGACACGTGCAACAGCCGTATGTACCCGAGGGCCCTGACACCTCTGTAGCTCCGCTTCAGTGAAGAAAACCCCAGACAGACTCTCCGGGTCGGCACACCGCAGCCTGGGGTCTATTAGCGCGACTGATGACCTTGGAGATTTCTGGAACTGAACCAGATCATAAAGCCGGCAGTCGCATAACCACGGGTTGTCATGGAGACCTGAAAACCAAATGCGTCATTGAGACCTTGTTGCATGTGAGCTATTATaaccacatacacacacgctacTACCCGGTACTCAAATTAGACTAATCCATTCTTGATGGTGAAAGTCAAATATGGCGACTAAGAACAAGAAGCCTCATGATTATGGAAACTCACCAAGAATAAACTTGGAGGAATCTGCATCCTGAAGCGGTTTTACACTTAGCCAAAGTGAGAGGACATCTGCGGGTACGGTGGTGAGAGTGTTACTGGATAAATCCAGATAGGTGATGTTCTTTATGTATACTAGGGCCTCGGCAGGCATGCTGGAGATCTTGTTGTTGTGCAGGTCGAGGAGCCTCAGATTGGGCATGTCGCTCAGAGACTTCCACGGGAACGAGGTGAGGGCGTTTCCGTCCAGCCTCAGCTCGTCCAGGTTCGTGAGACCCCGGAAACTGTCCACACTGAGAGAGCTCAGGGAGTTGAAAGACATCCACAGAAACTCCATGCTGCTGAGGTAGCGAAAGTTGCCACTAGAAATCCTTGTGACGGCCGTCTTCTCAATGCGTATCTTGGAGGTGTCCGTGGGGAAATTTGTAGGAATGACGCTGATCTTGGGATCATTGCACAGGACGCTTCTGCGGGGGAAAAAAGTTCAACTGTCGGAATCCTTATGACAACGTATAAATAGAAGAGAAATATGTGTATTTTAGCTCAAGTAAGTTAGATGTTTTCACTGCAGTTTGTTAGTATAAAACTGGAATAGGCTTTGCTAAATTTTATAGTGAAACTAAATGTCTGTTAACCTGGCAAAAAGTGTAATTTGATGAATTACGGATAATTGTGCAGACCTCTGATAAAACATAATCATAGTTTACAAACTATAACAACAATACAGCTTAAAAAATAGCATTTATGTGACAGTTTTTAAAAGTAGTAGCCTATTGTCCTGTAACAAGAAAAGCAGATTAAAGAGCAACTCCAAGTTAATCCGCCACTACTGAATTGACGAAAGCAGAGCTGTCAATTTTGCAcgcaagatttatttatttattttataaaaaaaaaaaaaaggtgaattcaTAAAATGAAGAAGGTGTCAATACTTGTGTTTACCTGGCTTTGGAACCGTCGCTCAGTTTGTGGAAGAAGCAGCTGCACTGTGCAGGACATGAAGCACTCATGAGAGGGAAAACAACTAAAGCCATGCAAAAAGCCCAAGAGAAATGTCGACTCATTTTGGTTCCCACGAGGCTCCTAAATGCTACAAACTATTTCACTACTAAATACGAATCCTAAAAAAGTTGTTTAAGGGGACATGAGATGCATGGTGGTCCCATCAGCTCCATTCTGGTCCGCCTGCTGTCAATCCTCAGATAAAAAGGATGCGCTGGGATTaaaggagcaggaggaggaggaggagcttacTTTGGGGGTTATTTCCATTCACACGATTACACCAGGGCTATCCTAGAAGCTGATAAGTTGCATACTTGtcactttctttctctttccaatgttgacattttaaagACGCACAACTGGGGCCTGCTGAAGGATGTTCAACAGGTCCTTCCATCGGCAGTCACAAAATTCTATGAATTTGTCGAGCTTTTTTTGAATAATTCCTGACAGATGTTGAATGAAATATCAACTCCTGTGACTTGTCCAGCTGTTTTCTCatccatccccccccccccaatttagAAGTCCAAACAAGCAGTGTGCTTGCTTAGTGCAAACCCACCACTAGCAGGCAGCATTAGACATTACATtagagtgttaaaaaaaaaatattattcacTTCACTGCCCAAAATCGTCCTTTCAGTAATAGTGTACGAAATATATTAGTGTGATGTtgtacatttaacatttttgacAAATGCTAGCATCTTTATGGTGCTGGAAAAATCATTACTGCATGAGTAATTTACACAGTCTTCATGCTTCACTGATATACTTTGAGTATGTCACAGTTGcggtttccttctttttttttttttttcttaacaggtGCAGTTTGGATAAAAACAGGACAAATCCTTTAATCCACTCATCtatgtcttttttattttttttatttttatatatatatatctttttacCCTTCGATTTCATGTTTTTATCCCTGCAAATACAAGAGCACTTTTAGAACATTTTCACTGGAATTTATATGGGCATCATCACATGGGTGAACAAAGCATGTTTATAATCTACTGTACAATTATTAAAACATCAACTACGAAGTCCACATTTTGATGGTTAAAGTGTTAAGGAGCAGCTGCTACAATGGCTCAACAAGATGTCCACTGGGAAACATTAATTCATTTGTTGATGAGTTGCTGCTAATCTGTGAGCAGATTAATGCAATATGCAAATAGACTTTCGCCACACAATTTAATAAAAGAGAGAGCAAAGGGTCTACTTTCCAAAAACAGACATCCAGTTTCTAGAgtgtttgtcctcattagggccaCGGGGGAGCCAGAGCCTACCCCAGTTTACTTTGTGTAAGAGGCAGCAATGCAATGCAATGACACTCATATTCACACCGATGGGCAATTTTGATTTTAATTCAACTTAcatgcattttttgtttgtttgtttaggatTTGGGAGGAAGCCATAGCAGAGACTGGGGTGACGGGGTGTTTGGGCTCTGTCATAAATCTGTATAAGGCCGCTCCAGCATtttgtttgatattttaaaatatattgtatatattttctcAGCCACCCTTGATCGACCAAGCACCCCTTCAGCACCAGgagacaaaaaaattaaaatcctgGAGCTCATGCACCTGCTCCATGGATTAACTAAtgagaaaataatttaaaaatatatattagaaTACCAATAAAATGCCGGAGGGGCTATACAGATACTGACAAAATCCCCCAATATGCCTGCATTTTACATTGATTACAAGCTATTGTCCATTTTCTCTTCTCACGTCTACAGAGTGAGCATTTGAACTCATGAGAAATGAAGACCCCCACATTTCTTACTAAATGAGAGCGAAGTGTTCTTGTTAGGACATTCTTGGGGGGATTGCTGCAGCACTGTGAAACAAATCTTAAGCTCattgttcagttttttttcgCCCTCCCCTTCATGTGACAAGAGGGCAACACAAAGCTTCACTTTGTGGGGGGAGGACATAGAAGGAAAGGTTCTGTTTACTCTTCGTGTGAGAGGGgaaacgtaaaaataaaaaaagttttgtggGGAAAAGTCGACAAGTTGTTGTGGTCTTCGGTCAACAACATGGCGGCGTATACGCTACCTGAAGGCTTCGCCGACTTCGACATGTTCTTGTTCGGCTCGGCGCTCTTTGTCGGCGGTAAGTAGAAAAGAGGCGCACGAATGTTATTGTGGGTTATTACCCTCGGACTGGCCTCCGTCCATCGACAGGCGCCCTCGGGTTCCTCCTCAACGCAGTCACCGTCGCCTCCTTCCTGCGCGTCCGGGAGCTGAGGACCCCCAGCAACTACCTGGTCTTCAACTTGGCCCTGGCCGACATTAGCCTCAACGTTAACGGGCTCACGGCTGCCTACGCCAGCTACCTCCGGTCTGGTAACACCGGACACTCCTTATCGaaccatttaaaaacatttagtcTTATGTTGTATGGTGTACTAGTTCTGTAGACAAGCGCcaccaaataaacaaataaataaataaataatctagtACCACCATaacgtaaacaaacaaaatgaggaAGAGGTTTTCTTATCTCAAGtcactgtaacattatgcaTAACACTACACCTCAAAATAGGAAAAGAAGCAAACCATACCAAATTaatccttatttttatttatttaaacgattttttttaaaaaaagtacctAAAAGTCTCTataagtacaaataaatatgttctaAATTTCCACTGTGCTCTTCAATGCTaaccaaatttgaatgattaaaaaaaaaaaaaaaaaaaaaaaaaaaatctaactatGGAAAATGATGCTTCAAATCCAAAAtttatctgcaaaaaaaaaaaaattgaaaaattttgtgaaaaacaaacaattccaTACTAATTCTCTTCTGGCTTTTTGCGTTCTTAGCACTTATCGTTCAGCATGTAGGCTATAATGTATTTAGCAACAAACCTCTGGATTCACTTTAAATATGTATGATTGTATCACAATTTATTTTCCATGATTATTTCACATACCACACGTATCATATCAGTAAGCTATATCTaataactataaaaaaaaatggcttacttcgCATCATATTGACGAACCATCAAAATTTAATCCAACTACACGTATtgataattaataatatattgCTTAAGCCAGATGAGGGTCATATTTAATGTGTTTCTTTTGTATTCCAGTgaaagaaagtgtgtgtaagacCCTGCTGCGAGAAAGACAAACAACGTGATCCAATCACTTAAGCTGATAAAATGAAATGTCCCAATACTACTTGAAGTCTGCACTTAGAAAATTACCCAAAGTCTGTAAGAAGCTTAGAAGggaaaataaaagataaagTTATGTCAatttcctgacttttttttttctcccccagatCATACTCATGTCTTTGGAGGAATGCCTCATGTGTGCCTTTGCCCCCCCCTCCCCGTTTGTAGACATTGGCCTTTTGGCCAGAGTGGATGCGCCTATCATGGCTTCCAGGGCATGATCGCCGTCCTGGCATCCATCAGCTTCATGGCAGCCATTGCTTGGGACCGATATCACCAGTACTGCACCAGTGAGTTCCATTTGGAAGATGAACACAACACAAGAGCTGttctccttcttttttttttttttggtgcagcatttgtttttatgtacttttttagGTAAGCAAACGTGCTTTTGAGGTTACCTTGACAAAAATTTTGTGCTGCAGGACAAAAGCTCTTCTGGAGCACGGCCATGGTGATGAGCGCCATCATCTGGATCCTGTCCATCTTCTGGGCTGCAGTCCCGCTCATGGGCTGGGGCGTGTACGACTTTGAGCCCATGGGGACCTGCTGCACGCTGGACTACACCAGAGGAGACAGGTACGAGAgacacaaagcaaaaataaaataacgggagaacataaacaagagtaaattatctttttttttttttttttagggacttTGTCACTTTCATGCTCACCCTGGTGCTGCTCTACTTGACCTTCCCGGCGCTCACCATGCTGTCATGCTACAGCGCcatccacaaacatttcaagaaGGTCCATCACCACCGGGTAAGCATGCCTAGAAACCAATTTAAAGAGACAATTACATTATTACAGAAAACTCAAATTCGGACTCCTTTGTTTACAGTTCAACACCAATTTGCCACTGAGGGTGATGTTACTGTGCTGGGGCCCTTACGTCCTCATGTGCATCTACGCCTGCTTCCAAAACGTCAAGGTTGTATCTCCAAAGCTACGAATGGTGAGCGAAATGAGCcctaaaaatgtcacatttgataCTTTCCGAGCTGTCTAAAACACACGTGGGTTGCGTGTTCTCCCTTTCCAGGTGCTTCCGGTGGTAGCCAAGACCAACCCCATCTTCAACACGCTGCTCTATTCCTTCGGCAACGAGTTCTATCGCGGAGGCGTTTGGTACTTCCTCACCGGGCAGAAGATAGCCGAGCCGGATCTGAAGAAGTCCAAGTCTAAATAGATGGAAAtgatgactgtttttttttttggaactgtGTGCACAGTTTTCATTATATTTCACTGCAAGTTATTTCAttatgtgaatgtgaaaaaagcCTCAAGGCTTCTCAGAGGACCTCAAGTTTTATGAAGAAAAGTATTtggacatggatggatggattagtaATGACTTTTTCAGCATTTTCTGCCACATAAGGCAAACTGCTCATTTAAGGCACCACTATTTTTCCATACAAAATCAAAGATGATTAAAAAATCAACTATATTAAGCCGCTTGCAATTCTACAAAATCATCCTGACACGATAACAATAGGTCTTGTAATTAAAAACAATCCAACTACTCTAATGCTGGATAACAGTTTTTCACCATTCTATCATTTAAAAATTTTATATGGCCCAAGTTTGGTTGAATCTCAATTCTTCACGTGAGACGGTATGCTTCCAACATCATGCGAACAATTTGGGGAAAGAGTCAAAGTCGTGTGAGAGTCGGCCTTCCTTTAGGTGCCCTAATACTTTTGTACACAAACTGTGTAGTCAGACATGTTAACccataaaaaaatactgtacataaaatgGTATGATTcattataataattaaatcaTGACTATTACATACAATCACATGgtgtctactttttttttcttttttttgctttcataaATGAAAGGTCCCTAAATGCACCGCCCTGATCTGCTTAATGAACTTGCGCCAGAAATAAACAGCCAGGAGATGCAAGCCGGTCGTCACACTAACCTGTGAGACAGAAAGCAGTCAATGGCGTCAAGTCATGATAGGACTGTACCTAATAAATGAATGCTTACTGCAGttgaaatcatccatccatttagccCTGGCTTGTCCTCATCAGGATGTGcaaacgtgctaaccactagttgCCTTCAAATCCATCTTAAAGGGCGATCATGTTGAAACTTTCAATTGCAAGCGCTGAGAAACGGTTACAAAACAATTTTCAAATGTCAAACTAGCGCTAGTATAATCCTCATGCAGAGTTGACCGAGTCCGCGGAAAGATTAGCATTCTTGGAAAACTTTCACAAAGTGAGCGGCTGCACTAGTGATCCAATTCGGTCCCGAGTTCGAGTTAGAAGCAGCGCTAAGTAAGAGTGTTAATCGGAATCAAAGGAGGACACCTTGTAATGGACGGATATAGCCAGGCTGCAAACACGTAGGAGTACGACTACGTACGCGTACGCTGGAGAAGGACGAACAAAAGCCACGAGTTTGATCCTAACACAACGCAAAAGACGAAAGAAGAGGCTAACAAAAATGAGCATAAGTGCAGCCATAATTGTAAACCTTCAAACGAGCAgtactttaactcattgactgccattgacggaaaaagacgtcaaataatgcatttttgctgggctggcagtgaatgtgttaaacaaaatgtgccaatatattttgtgattatattgcagcatccttttttccttttttctattttaaggcaaattttgcttaaaaatccatcaattttggttacatctcatcttaactcattgactgccattgacggaaaaagacgtcaaatcatgcatttttgctgggctggcagtgaatgtgttaacaggCAAAGTAGCAACACAGAGTAAATGAACGAATGTCTGCTAGCTTAAGGCTAACATATAGTGCGAAACACCATAGTTGGGCTAACACAAATTAGCATGCTGAGGATGCTACAATAACTATAAACATTCAAATAACTGCAACTACATAGTATTGCACACTAAAACAGCTAGAAGCGGGAAAAGCCAAAGGTCAAATGATGTCAGCGTCTGCAGGTTGGATCAGTTGACCGAAGAGATTACGCAatgctgctggtgctgctgcGAGTCACCGTGGGGACTTTACTTGAAACCATTTGGGAAATGATTGAAGCGACAACGGGATTAGACGTTCACATGCGTCAGAGGTTTGTGATGGGAGCGTGTCGTCTGGAATATTCATTAAAACGTTCCATGTGGGGAGGCGGTGTTGCACAGATCCTTTTAGTGTCACCTCGGCA encodes the following:
- the LOC144005439 gene encoding leucine-rich repeat, immunoglobulin-like domain and transmembrane domain-containing protein 2 isoform X2, producing the protein MRPWEAPMSQIPEDIPHNFTKIRVENCHLAELPRGAFSKVGALEFLWLNFNDITLMNIKSLQGLANLAELRLQGNKLTSVPWTAFQDTPKLKILDLKHNRLDVLPEHSLKHLAVLTYLDLSFNQLSVISKDVFINWPLYQKAVRVWAKEGLVSNVVLALHDNPWLCDCRLKGFVEFIRVVGPPIILMNSYLKCSGPASKTDNFFHKIQLKTCTKPVASAPETNISVAHGTNATLSCLVKARPGPTIEWMYSQKIIKGFTAIVTPIDEETVNSTLVIPSLHLVNGGLYTCLANNFIGNSSVGITVNVSALSNSAPLPPPSPILSPDENTYIDIRITKQTVYGITLEWRAATDNPAETWFTIHFGKYDSPKRETIYIGPGINSYSVNDLLPITKYEVCVTLRNHPPREGQCVVFVTGSDVSEMEQRERLIHIVVVVCVMVLSVPVGMYACTTEARFSCVESCGNVLRKRHWRSHNGNLQEAVSQGAESPCPESHGPESLGTFDSLQAASDEILCKNLQENAKKKHKSDDRCRGGSAAYLY
- the LOC144005439 gene encoding leucine-rich repeat, immunoglobulin-like domain and transmembrane domain-containing protein 2 isoform X3 produces the protein MDGFCVALYIAFVAHLITPGSSTCLKGCSCTDETLGRSLLCMEAPMSQIPEDIPHNFTKIRVENCHLAELPRGAFSKVGALEFLWLNFNDITLMNIKSLQGLANLAELRLQGNKLTSVPWTAFQDTPKLKILDLKHNRLDVLPEHSLKHLAVLTYLDLSFNQLSVISKDVFINWPLYQKAVRVWAKEGLVSNVVLALHDNPWLCDCRLKGFVEFIRVVGPPIILMNSYLKCSGPASKTDNFFHKIQLKTCTKPVASAPETNISVAHGTNATLSCLVKARPGPTIEWMYSQKIIKGFTDENTYIDIRITKQTVYGITLEWRAATDNPAETWFTIHFGKYDSPKRETIYIGPGINSYSVNDLLPITKYEVCVTLRNHPPREGQCVVFVTGSDVSEMEQRERLIHIVVVVCVMVLSVPVGMYACTTEARFSCVESCGNVLRKRHWRSHNGNLQEAVSQGAESPCPESHGPESLGTFDSLQAASDEILCKNLQENAKKKHKSDDRCRGGSAAYLY
- the LOC144005439 gene encoding leucine-rich repeat, immunoglobulin-like domain and transmembrane domain-containing protein 2 isoform X1; translation: MDGFCVALYIAFVAHLITPGSSTCLKGCSCTDETLGRSLLCMEAPMSQIPEDIPHNFTKIRVENCHLAELPRGAFSKVGALEFLWLNFNDITLMNIKSLQGLANLAELRLQGNKLTSVPWTAFQDTPKLKILDLKHNRLDVLPEHSLKHLAVLTYLDLSFNQLSVISKDVFINWPLYQKAVRVWAKEGLVSNVVLALHDNPWLCDCRLKGFVEFIRVVGPPIILMNSYLKCSGPASKTDNFFHKIQLKTCTKPVASAPETNISVAHGTNATLSCLVKARPGPTIEWMYSQKIIKGFTAIVTPIDEETVNSTLVIPSLHLVNGGLYTCLANNFIGNSSVGITVNVSALSNSAPLPPPSPILSPDENTYIDIRITKQTVYGITLEWRAATDNPAETWFTIHFGKYDSPKRETIYIGPGINSYSVNDLLPITKYEVCVTLRNHPPREGQCVVFVTGSDVSEMEQRERLIHIVVVVCVMVLSVPVGMYACTTEARFSCVESCGNVLRKRHWRSHNGNLQEAVSQGAESPCPESHGPESLGTFDSLQAASDEILCKNLQENAKKKHKSDDRCRGGSAAYLY